Genomic window (Tardiphaga sp. vice304):
CCCTCCAGCAGCAGCCGCGCGACGTCGGTCATGCGGGCTTCGGTGTAGCGGTAGGCGGCAGCGCTATCGCCGTCGATATTGCCGAAGTTGCCCTGGCCGTCGACCAGCGGGTAGCGCGAGGAGAAGTCCTGCGCCAGGCGCACCAGCGCGTCATAGATCGACTGGTCGCCGTGCGGATGGAACGAGCCCATCACGTCGCCGACGATTTTTGCGGATTTCTTGAACGGCGTGCCGGGGTCGAGCCGTAAGAGCCGCATGCCATACAGGATGCGGCGGTGCACCGGCTTCAGCCCGTCGCGGGCGTCCGGCAGCGCGCGATGCATGATGGTCGATAGCGCATAAGCGAGATAGCGCTCCTCGAGCGCGTCACGCAGCTGCACTTCGTGGATCTCAGCCGGCTCTTGCGGCGGAATCAGTCTTTTTCCCATGCGCAGGGGTTAGCCGCAGAATGCGAATCGGGCAAGAAATGAATCTCAGTAAAGCACTTGCAAATCTTACCTAATAAAGTATATTTAAAGTTGTAGTTGGGATGGTCTGCATACGCAGACCGACGGGACGTACTGTCCTGCCCGGCCGCCTTTTTTGTCATGCATCTGCTGTATCTCGACGATTCAGGCTCCGTCACCAACGCATCTGACCGGCACATTGTGTTGGCCGGACTTTCGGTGTTCGAGCGCCAACCGCACTGGTTTGCCGGCAAGATGGACGATATCGCCAAACAATTTTGGCCGGACAATGCAGAAAATCTCGAATTTCGCGGCTCAGATATTCTGAGCGGCAAAAAGCACTGGCGGGGCATCAGCAAAGCAGATCGCTTCAAGGCCTATCAGGAAGCCCTCGGCGTTCTGCGGGTGTCGAACCACGTAACCATCTTTGGCGCAGCGATTCACAAAGCCGCATTGTCGCCCAATGATCCTATGGAATACGCCTTCGAGCAGCTCTGCAATCGCTTCGATCGCTTTCTCGGCAGACTGCACAAAGCGGGTGATACACAGCGCGGATTGATCATTTTGGACAAGTCGTCCTACGAAACATCCCTCCAAGGGCTTGCCTTGAATTTTCGTAAGTCGGGGCATCGGTGGGGACAGATTTACAATCTGGCCGACGTCCCGATGTTCGTGGATTCCATAGCCACAAGGCTGATCCAGTTTGCAGACCTTATTGCGCATGCGATCCGTCGCTATTTCGAAAAAGAGGATGCCTCACTTTTCGATATCATTGCACCGAAGTTCGATACGGTCGGCGGCGTCCATACACGGACTTGTTTATTTCGCACCGCTAGATGTCAAATGCAGCTGCCCCTCCTGCAAGCAACGCCGAACGTACTGACGTGGTTGCCCAGCCCATTAACCAGACGCAGAGTCTAGCCGCTGCAGGTGCTTCGCCACCGCATGGATGAAACCGTCCCGCGCATCCGAATGGCCCTGCCCGCGCGGTTCCAGCACGTTTCTCATTAGGAACCGGCCGGTGAGGTCGAAGCCGTCCTGCAGGTCCTGGTCGGACCAGCTGTTTCGACCGCCCTCGCCGCTCTCGCGCAAGAACGGCGGCAGCCGCATCAGGCGGTCGCGCCAGGGCTCACCTGCCGTGCGTGACACCGCACCGCCGGACTTCGGCGAGACGTAGATAAGGTCGGTGGTGACGCCGGTGGCGGCGCAGTTTTCCAGATCGAGGCCGAAGCCGAGTTCGGCCAGCATTGCCAGTTCGAAACGCACCACATGGATCGCCGCCTCGCTGACATCGTCAAAGTCGTTGAGGATGCGTTCCAGCATCTCGTAGATGTCCTCATGCGGGTCGCGCTCCGGCAGCAGCCGGGCCAGCGAGGCCAGATGGGTGACGCCATAGACCGCGTGGCCGGAGCCGAGCACCGTCGCGGCCCGCATCTTGGTCGCTTCCATCAAATAGTAGCCGAGCTGCTCGTCGATCCGCGCCCGCCAGGTCGCTCGCACCGAGTTGCCGGGCTGCAGCATCGGCCGCATCTTTGACCCCGCGCCGCCGCGCACCATGCCGAGATGGCGGCCGTGGTCGCGGGTCAACAGCTCGACAATGGCCGAGGCCTCGCCATGCTTACGCACCCCCAGCACGATGCCTTCGTCGGTCCATTCCATGGCGATGTTTTACCACAAGCGGTTGCCAGCGCGGAGGAACGTTTGTGATGCAGCGCGGTTGAAAAATGGCTTAGATGCGTCGTCCAATTGCGGACACAGGAACCTCCCTTGGTAGATATTGCTCCGATCCGCCTCCCCAAACCGCCGGGGACGGCGCTCATCAACATGGCGATGGCGGCCCTGATCGTGACCGGCCTGTATTTCGGCCGCGAGATCCTGGTGCCGGTGGCACTGGCCGTGCTGTTCAGCTTCGTGCTGGCGCCGTTCGTGATCCGGCTGCAGGCGTGGCGGGTGCCGCGCACGATGTCGGTGCTGGTCGCGGTGTTTATCGGCTTCTCGATCGTATTCAGCCTCGGCGGGCTGATGGTCTCGCAGGCCAACCGGCTGGCCGAAGAGCTGCCCGGATACCAGCAGACCCTGCGCGAAAAAATCCACGGCCTGCGCGGCTTCGCCACCGGCGGCTCCGGCACGCTGGAGCGCGCCTCGAAAGTGCTGCGCGAACTCGACAGCGAATTGCAGAACCCCAACGCCGGCCGTGCGGCGCTCGACGGCTTGCGCCGGCAGCCGGTCGACAAACCCATGTTGGTTGAAATCCGCCAGCCCGATCCCGGCACGCTGTCAACGCTGGTGGCGATCATCCAGCCCTTGATCCAGCCGCTCACCACGACCGGGATCGTCGTCATCTTCGTGATCTTCATCCTGCTGCAGCGTCAGGATCTGCGAAACCGCTTCATCCGCCTTGCCGGCTCGCACGACATGCAGCGCACAACGGCCGCGCTCGACGACGCCGGCGAACGACTGAGCAAGCTGTTTCTCAACCAGATGATCGTCAATGCCGCCTTCGGACTGCTGGTGGGGATCGGGCTGCAGGTCATCGGCGTACCTTCCGCCCCGCTATGGGGGCTGGTCGCGACCATCCTTCGTTTCGTGCCCTATGTAGGCTCGCCGATCTCGGCGGTGTTTCCGTTGATCCTGGCCGCCGCGGTCGGATCCGGCTGGGGCATGCTAATGGCGACCGCCGCTCTGTTCGCGACGCTGCAACTGATCGCCGGGCAGATCGTCGAGCCGCTGGTCTATGGCCGCAGCTCCGGCCTGTCGCCGGTCGCCATCGTGCTGTCGGCGTCGTTCTGGACCTGGCTGTGGGGACCGATCGGGCTGGTGCTGGCGACGCCGCTGACGATCTGCCTGGTGGTGGTCGGCAAACATGTCGACCGGCTGCAATTTTTCGACGTGCTGCTCGGCAACCAGCCGGCGCTGACGCCGCCGCAACTCGTCTATCAGCGGATGCTCGCCGGCGATCCCGTCGAGGCGTCGCAGCAGGCGCAGACCTATCTGCAAGGTGCGTCGCTCGCGGACTATCACGACACCATTCTGCTACCGGGCCTGCGTCTGGCCGAAGCGGACATGGGCCTTGGCCGACTGCCCGCGGACCGCATCGATCGCATCCTCGACACCGTCAGCGAGGTCGTCGAGGACCTCGACAGCCATGAGGACATCGTCGTCGAGGACAAACCCGCCACGGTCGACCATCGCTCGGATCTGGCGCGGCTCGATGCCGTGGTGGCGGCGGATGAGCCCGACCACCTGCCAGCCGCGTGGGAGGCGCCGGAAGCCGTGATGTGCCTGCCCGGTGCCGGAAAGCTCGACGAGGCCGCCTCGCTGGTCCTGGCGCAACTCTTGAAGAAACGCGGCATCGGCGCCGCCGCCGAGCAGGCCGATGCGCTGTCGATCGCGCGGTTCTTCTCGCTGGACCTGTCGAAAGCGCAGGCGCTGTGCATCTGCTACGTCGGCAAGCCATCGGACGCTATGATCCAGTATGCCGTGCGGCGGCTGGCCAAGAAGAGTAAAAACGCGCGGATCCTCGTCGCCACGCTCGGCAGCGGGCGCGTCGCGATGTCGGCGCCGATGCCCAACATCACGCTGTCCGCCGGCAATTTCTCCGATGTGGTGGACGATATAAGCGACGTGGCGATGGGGCGAGCGCCCTCTTCGAATCTCACCGCGCTGGCGGCAGGCGTCGATGCCGCGCTGAACCGGGCGGGGAAAGTTTAACTGTGCGCAGGGTGGGCAAAGCGAAGCGTGCCCACCATGGCGGTTGCGGTGGGCACCGCGCAAGGAGCGCCTCTGCCCATCCTACGGCTCACGCGTTGAACCAGTCTTTCGCGTCGCCGGTGAAAGCGTAGTACAGCCCTGCCCCGGTCAGCGCGGAGGAGATGATTTCGATGAAGCTGTCGAACTGCAGGCCGTAGACGCTCAGGATCTGCGACAGCGAAAGCAAAGAGAACACCAGCGACGCCGTCAGCAGCCAGCGCGGCCAGCTCTTGCGGCCACGCGAGGCAAGATGCACCAGAAACACGAACAAAAGCAGTATCGAGGCGGCGACGATGTTCGCGGCCATGATAGTGCTCTCGCTGATCCCGTCGGTGGTGCTGCGGTCCTGAAACGCGATCGATAGCGCATCCAGCGTCAGCGATGCGCAGAGCAGAACCTCGAAATAGAAGACATTCTTCGGCAGGTCCTTCGACGAATGGATCGGGCCGTGTTTGCTGGTCATCGCCATCAGGTCGACTGCTATTCTTTCGGAAATTCGAGGCCCATTTCGCGGTAGCGGTTGGGGTCATCGCCCCAGTTCTCGCGCACCTTGACGAACAGGAACAGGTGCACCGGCACGCCGGCGATCTCGGCGATCTCCTTGCGCGAATCCGCGCCGATCGACTTGATGGTCGCGCCGTTCTTGCCGAGCATGATCTTGCGCTGGCTTTCGCGCTCGACGAAGATCGTCTGCTCGATGCGGATCGACTTGTCCTTGCGCTCGGTCCAGCTATCGGTCTCGACCGTCGACTGGTACGGCAGTTCCTGATGCAGCTGGCGGAAGATCTTTTCGCGGGTGATTTCGGCCGCGAGATGCCGCATCGGTGCGTCCGACATCTGGTCTTCGGGATAATGATACGGGCCTTCCGGCACGTCCTTCGCCAGCCGCTTGCGCAGATCGTCGACGCCGTCGCCGGTCATCGCCGAGATCATGAAGGTCTCGACGAACTTCATCCGCTCGTTGGCAGCCTGCGCCAGCTTCAGGAGCTTCTCCTTGGAGACGATGTCGACCTTGTTGATGACCAGGAATTTCGGGTGGTTGACGCTCTCCAGCTTGGTGAAGATCGCATCGGCCTCCTCATCGATTCCCTCGCGGGCGTCGAGCAGGATGCACACGAGGTCCGCATCATGCGCGCCGCTCCAGGCGGTCTTGACCATCGCGCGGTCGAGCCGGCGCTTGGGCAGGAAGATGCCGGGGGTATCGACCAGAATGATCTGGGCGTGGTCCTCGATCACGATGCCGCGGATCAGCGCGCGCGTGGTCTGCACCTTGCGCGACACGATGGTGACCTTGGAGCCGACCAGCGCATTGACCAAAGTGGACTTGCCGACATTGGGCGCGCCGATCAAAGCCACGAAGCCGCAGCGGGTATCCGCCGGCATCGCATCCGGCGCGTCATGAATCTCTTCGTCGTGTTCGGCTTCGTTCACAGCATCATCCTTCGTTGCCGCCACTGCTGACGCCTTCGCGCGCGACCATCGCCTGGGCTGCGGCCTTCTCGGCGGCGCGCTTGCTGCCGCCCTCGCCTTCGGCCGGGGCGAGACCCTGGACATCCACCGCGACCTTGAAATGCGGATCGTGGTGCGGGCCGGAACGTTCGACCTCGCGATACACCGGCGTCGGCAGGCCGCGGCCCTGCGCCCATTCCTGCAACACGGTCTTGGCGTCGCGCAACGGCCTGACCGGCTTGCGCATCCGCTCGACCCAGTTGCGCTGGACGAATTCTTCCGCGGCGGGATAGCCGCCATCGAGGAAGATCGCGCCGATCACCGCTTCGCAGATGTCGCCGAGCACGGATTTGCGTAAGCGAGCGCCGGCGCCGACGCCGACCGAGCCGAGCTTGATGCCCTCGAGCAGGCCCAGCGAGCGCGCCACATCGGCGCAGGTTTCCTTGCGCACGAGGTCGGCCAGGCGCTTGGAGAGTTCGCCTTCGTCGCCGCCCGGAAAGGCACGGTACAGCATGTCGGATACCACGAGGCCGAGCACGTGGTCGCCGAGAAATTCGAGCCGCTGGTAGCTGTCGCCGCGGTTGCGCGCAGACTTCAGTGCCGAGACGTGCGTGAACGCGGTGGCGATCAGGGCTGGGTCCTTGAAGACGTAGCCGATCCGGGTCTCGATCTCGGCCGCCGCCGCCTTGAGCGCGGCGCTCTTGCGCTTCTTCCGGACCGCGGCGGATTCCGGCGCGGCCGCGGCAGGCGGGTTCACTTCGTCGGCGCGCGGCGCGGTCTCGGTGGGGATGTTGCTATCTTCCTTCATCGCACGATGGAGAAGATGCGGCTCCAGCGCACGGCCGTCGGCCAGCGCCAGATCTGCCAGGCCTGTTCGCCCTCGGCGATCGAGAAGAAGATCATCTGGGCGCGGCCGACGATGTTCTCGAACGGCACGTAACCCACCGCGGATAGCACGCGGCTGTCGGTCGAATTGTCGCGGTTGTCGCCCATCATGAAGAAGTTGCCGGGCGGCACGGTGTAGATGTTGGTGTTGTCGTAGAAACCGTTATCGACGCAATCCAAGGACTCATAGGTCACGCCGTTCGGCAGCGTTTCCTTCCAGCGCTTGACGCGCGCGGTGGCGTCCGAGCCGCATGGATCCTCGCCGACGAAGTCGGTCAGCCGCTCGCGCTGCACCGGCTTCTCGTTGATGTAGAGCAGCCCCTCTTTCATCTGGATGCGGTCGCCGGGCAGCCCGATCACGCGCTTGATGTAGTCGGTGCTGTCGTCCTTCGGCAGCCGGAACACGACGACGTCGCCGCGCGCGGGCTCGGAGCCGAAAATCCGCCCGGAGAAGATCGGCGGCGACAGCGGGATCGAATAATGGCTGTAGCCGTAGGAATATTTCGAGACGAACAGGTAATCACCGACCAGCAGGGTGGCCTTCATCGAGCCGGACGGGATGTTGAACGGCTGGAACAGGACGGTCCGGATCACCAGCGCAATCAACAGCGCGTTGATCACGACTCGGATGGTCTCGCCGATACCGCCTTCGGTCTTGGTTCCGGATGTCACGCTCATGGCTTTCCCGATTCCCGTCGCGATCGCCGCGCCGCTGGTGGATTGTCTCACGCGAAAATGGCGACGCGATGAGAAAAGGCTCTGATTCTGATGTTTAGAGCGAATTGCGGCGCAAACCCAGAGGGTCCAGGCGCATTCGACCCGGCTGAAGACGGATGCCGGCTTTTAGCGGGTTGTCGGCGAGGCCGCAATCGCGACAAAGCTGGCCCCGGCCCCATAAAATCGGCTAATTAACTGAAAAATATGCAATAATCGATTTATTGGAAGCTTAGCCCTCGGCTGTCCGCTCCCCCGAAATGATGACGAACGCCTGCGCCAGCGGCCAGTCGTCGGTAATGGTGAGGTCGATCCGCGCTTCGAACCCCGCCGGGGTCATGGCCTGAAGCCGGGCCAGCGCGCCGCCGGTCAGCCGCATCGTCGGCCGGCCCCCCGGCAGATTGACCACGCCCATGTCGCGCCACCAGACCCCCTGCCGGATGCCGGTGCCGAGCGCCTTGGAACAGGCCTCCTTGGCGGCAAAGCGCTTGGCATAGGTGGCCATCAGCATCTTCTCATTGCCCGCCCGGCGCTGCGCACGGGCGCGCTCGGCCTCGGTAAAGACCCGCTCCAGAAAGCGCTCGCCGTGCCGCTCGATCACCTTGGCGACCCGCGTGATGTCGATCAGGTCGTTGCCAATGCCGAGGATCATGCCCCGGCCCCCCGCCCCCGCGCCATCGCCGCCCGCATCAGGCGGACGGTTTCGGCCAGCCCGACGAACAGCGCCTCCCCCATCATGAAGTAGCCAATGTTCAGCTCGCGGATCTGCGGCAACGCGGCGATGGTTTCGGCGGTGGCGTAGTCCAGCCCGTGGCCGGCATGGATTTCGAGCCCGGCCGCCTCCGCCAGTTCGACGCCGACGACGATGCGCTGCCACTCGCTGGCGGCTTTCGCCGCGTTGCCATCCTCGATGGCGTCGCACCAGGCGCCGGTGTGCAGTTCGATCACCGGCGCGCGGAGCCTGGCGGCCATCTCGATCTGGCCGGGATCGGCGGCGATGAACAGCGAAACGCGAATGCCGGCGTCGTTGAAGCGGGCGATCGATGGTGCCAGCGACTCGCGCTGGCCGACGACGTCGAGCCCGCCTTCGGTGGTCAGTTCCTCGCGCCGTTCCGGCACCAGGCAGACCGCATGCGGCTTGGTCGCCAGCGCAATCCGCACCATGTCCGGCGTCGCCGCCATCTCGAAATTCAGCGGCTTGGAGATTTCGGCCTTCAGCCTGACCATATCCGCGTCGCGGATGTGGCGGCGGTCCTCGCGCAAATGCGCGGTGATGCCGTCGGCGCCGGCCGCGATGGCGGCCAGCGCCGCCCGCACCGGATCGGGCCGCGTGCCGCCCCGCGCATTACGCAGCGTGGCGACGTGATCGATGTTGACGCCGAGGCGCAGCGGCGAGGTCTTGGTCATGACGGCAATCCGGGAGGCTGGAAGAAGACGCTAGGCGTTGACGCGCTCGACCTTGGCGACGACGGCCTTGGCGCGCAACTGGTTGATGATAGCGCTCAGATGCTTGAGGTCATAGACCTCGATATCGATGTTCTGCTCCGTGAAATCCGGGGAGCGGCGGTACATGCTGATATTGTCGATATTGCCGTCATGGTCGGCGATCACCTGGGCGATCTGCGCAAGGCTGCCGGGCTCGTTGACGTTTTGCACGAACAACCGCGCCGGAAAACGCTGCGGCGAGGTCTCATCGACGTCCCAGCGCGCATCGACCCAGCGCTCCGGCTCCTCCTCGAAATCCTTCAGCGCCGGCGACTGGATCGGATAGATGGTGATGCCCTCGCCCGGCGTGACAATGCCGACGATGCGGTCGCCCGGCACGGCGCCGCCATTCGGCGCAAACTTCACCGGCAGGTCGTGATTGAGACCGCCAACGGAAATGATCGAGGTGACCCGGCCCGCGCCGTCCGGCGTCTTGACCCGGTCCGCGGTGGCCTTGCGGTTGGTGGCGGCGAAGCGGCCGATCCGCTCTTCCTTGTAGTCGGGATACATCGCACGGGCGACGTCCGCGGCGCGCAGCTCGCCGCGGCCGACCGAGGCCATCACATCGTCGATCGAAGTCCGCGCCAGCCGCGGCAGCGCGCCCTTCAACTGGTCGTCGGCATATTCCATCTTGGCGCGGGCAAACAATCGCTCGACGATTCGGCGACCGAGCCCGGCATATTGGTCGCGCACCGCGGTGCGGGTAGCGCGGCGGATCGCGGCGCGGGCCTTGCCGGTGACGGCGAGCGATTCCCAGGCCGACGGCGGCGCCTGCTGCGCGGCAGAGGTCAACACCTCGACCTCGTCGCCGTTCTGCAATTCCGACGACAGGGGCGCGAACTTGCCGTTGATCTTGCAGCCGACCGCGCTGTTGCCGACGTCGGTATGCACGGCATAGGCGAAGTCGACGACATTGGCGTTGCGCGGCAGCGCGATCAGCTTGCCCTTCGGGGTGAAGCAGAACACCTGGTCGTGAAACAGTTCGAGCTTGGTGTGCTCCAGAAATTCCTCGGGATTGGAGCTTTCGGAGAGGATGCCGATGGTGTGGCGCAACCAGGAGAAGGCGTTGGACTCGCGCTTCAACATTTCGGTCGGCGAGCCGATGCCGTCCTTGTAGAACGCATGCGCGGCGATGCCGTATTCGGCGATCGCGTTCATGTCCTCGTCGCGAAACTGCAGCTCGACACGCTGGTTGCCGGGTCCGATGACGGTGGTGTGCAACGAGCGGTAGTCGTTCTGCTTCGGTGTCGAGATGTAGTCCTTGAAGCGGCCGGGCACGACGGGCCAGGTGGTGTGCACCACGCCGAGCGCGCGGTAACAGGCCTCGGTGTCCTTCACCACCACGCGGAAGCCGAAGATGTCGGACAATTGCTCGAAGCCGACCGACTTGCGCTCCATCTTGGTCCAGATCGAAAATGGCCGTTTGCGCCGGCCCGACACCCGCGCAGGGATGCCGCGCTTCTCCAGATTGGTGGAAAGCTGGGCCTCGATCATGCCGATCAAATTGCGGTTGCGCTCGGCCAATGCATCCAGCCGCGCCGTCACCACCGCATAGGCCTCGGGATCGAGTACCTTGAACGACAGCTCCTCGAGTTCCTCGCGCATTTCCTGCATGCCCATGCGACCGGCCAGCGGCGCATAGATGTCGAGCGTTTCCTCGGCGATGCGGCGGCGCGAGGCCGGTGGCATGAACTCCATCGTCCGCATGTTGTGCAGACGGTCGGCAAGCTTGATCAGCAGCACGCGGACGTCGTCGGCGATCGCCAGCAGCAGCTTGCGCAGGTTTTCGGCCTGCTTGGCCTCGCGCGATACCAGTTCGAGCCGCTTCAGCTTGGTCAGGCCCTCGACCAGCGCGCCGATCTCGGCGCCGAACAACCGGTCTATCTCGGCGCGGGTCGCCTCGGTGTCCTCGATGGTGTCGTGCAGCAGCGCCGCCACGATGGTGGCGTCGTCGAGCTTGAGGTCGGTGAGGATCGCCGCCACTTCGAGCGGATGGGTGAAATAAGGGTCGCCCGACGCCCGCGTCTGCTCGCCATGGGCGACCATGGCGTAGACATAGGCACGGTTGAGCATGTCCTCGTCGGTATTCGGGTTGTACGAGCGGACCCGTTCGACCAGATCGTATTGCCGCATCATGCGGGCCCGCGAGGCGCGCGGCACTTTGGCGGGGGTCACGGGCGTGGCAGCGGTCCCAGGCGCCACAGTCACTTCGGCAGCGGCCGGGGTGGCAGGCGTCAACGACGTCGCGGCTGCGATGCTGTCGCTCGCCGCTTCCATCTGCCGCGAATTACGGCGCGTCGCCATCAATCCCTCATTTCATCGCCCATGCTGGAGCGAAATCATTATGAGTCCCGAGTTTGCCCTGAAAGTGTCCGCAAAAGCAAAGGCCCGGACGATCGTCCGGGCCTTGTCGAAAATTTGATGTTCGCGAGGGTTGGCGAACGATGCAGATACCGTCGCTTATTCGTCTTCCTCGGGCTGCTGTTCCGGCGGGGCCAGGCCTTCGAGACCCTTGAGCAGTTCTTCTTCGGTCATGCGCTCGACAGCGACTTCGGTGTCGTCGGCATCGACGCTGGCACCGGCGGAGCCGATCAGCGGGATCGTGTCGGGCTCGGGCTCATCGACTTCGACGAACTTCTGCAGCGAATGCACCAGTTCCTCGCGGAGATCTTCCGGCGATATCGTCGAATCGGCGATCTCGCGCAGCGACACCACGGGGTTCTTGTCGTTGTCGCGATCAATCGTCAGTTGTGAACCCGACGAGATCATGCGGGCCCGGTGGGCCGCCAGCAGAACCAGGTCGAACCTGTTGTCGACTTTATCGATGCAATCTTCGACGGTGACGCGCGCCATTAAATGTCGCTCCGCTGTTAAAGGGGCCAGAAATGATGATTATCCGGGTTAGGTATAGGGGCTTTGCAGATTTCGCAAGAACCAATTTGGTGATTGGCCAATCACTTACCATCTGATACCTCATCATGATACCCCGCAGGGGGCCGCGAGGTACTGAATTCCGCCCCTGCAAAACCAGGCCAGCGACCACCAAAAGGGCTTTATTGCATAGTCATAAGGGCGACGATGGCCCCGTTCTCACCCTTTTGTGCGACGGTTGGACCAAACGGATCGCCGCACGTGGGCGGTTCTATTGTAAACGCACGACGAAATTGTTGCCGTGCCAAGAACGTTAGCAACAACAAACCACGTGAGAAACTTGATGTCCCCCTCATCTGACAAGATCGCGCTCTTTATTGACGGCGCCAACCTTTATGCCACGGCGAAAACACTTGGTTTCGACATCGACTACAAGCGCCTGCTCAAGGAATTTCAGAGTCGCGGCAAGCTGGTCCGGGCATTTTATTACACCGCGATCATCGAGGATCAGGAATATTCCTCGATCCGGCCGTTGATCGACTGGCTCGACTACAACGGCTACACGGTGGTCACCAAGGCGACCAAGGAATTCATCGACGCCTCGGGCCGCCGCAAGGTCAAGGGGAAC
Coding sequences:
- the rnc gene encoding ribonuclease III, encoding MKEDSNIPTETAPRADEVNPPAAAAPESAAVRKKRKSAALKAAAAEIETRIGYVFKDPALIATAFTHVSALKSARNRGDSYQRLEFLGDHVLGLVVSDMLYRAFPGGDEGELSKRLADLVRKETCADVARSLGLLEGIKLGSVGVGAGARLRKSVLGDICEAVIGAIFLDGGYPAAEEFVQRNWVERMRKPVRPLRDAKTVLQEWAQGRGLPTPVYREVERSGPHHDPHFKVAVDVQGLAPAEGEGGSKRAAEKAAAQAMVAREGVSSGGNEG
- the lepB gene encoding signal peptidase I, whose translation is MSVTSGTKTEGGIGETIRVVINALLIALVIRTVLFQPFNIPSGSMKATLLVGDYLFVSKYSYGYSHYSIPLSPPIFSGRIFGSEPARGDVVVFRLPKDDSTDYIKRVIGLPGDRIQMKEGLLYINEKPVQRERLTDFVGEDPCGSDATARVKRWKETLPNGVTYESLDCVDNGFYDNTNIYTVPPGNFFMMGDNRDNSTDSRVLSAVGYVPFENIVGRAQMIFFSIAEGEQAWQIWRWPTAVRWSRIFSIVR
- a CDS encoding RelA/SpoT family protein, which gives rise to MATRRNSRQMEAASDSIAAATSLTPATPAAAEVTVAPGTAATPVTPAKVPRASRARMMRQYDLVERVRSYNPNTDEDMLNRAYVYAMVAHGEQTRASGDPYFTHPLEVAAILTDLKLDDATIVAALLHDTIEDTEATRAEIDRLFGAEIGALVEGLTKLKRLELVSREAKQAENLRKLLLAIADDVRVLLIKLADRLHNMRTMEFMPPASRRRIAEETLDIYAPLAGRMGMQEMREELEELSFKVLDPEAYAVVTARLDALAERNRNLIGMIEAQLSTNLEKRGIPARVSGRRKRPFSIWTKMERKSVGFEQLSDIFGFRVVVKDTEACYRALGVVHTTWPVVPGRFKDYISTPKQNDYRSLHTTVIGPGNQRVELQFRDEDMNAIAEYGIAAHAFYKDGIGSPTEMLKRESNAFSWLRHTIGILSESSNPEEFLEHTKLELFHDQVFCFTPKGKLIALPRNANVVDFAYAVHTDVGNSAVGCKINGKFAPLSSELQNGDEVEVLTSAAQQAPPSAWESLAVTGKARAAIRRATRTAVRDQYAGLGRRIVERLFARAKMEYADDQLKGALPRLARTSIDDVMASVGRGELRAADVARAMYPDYKEERIGRFAATNRKATADRVKTPDGAGRVTSIISVGGLNHDLPVKFAPNGGAVPGDRIVGIVTPGEGITIYPIQSPALKDFEEEPERWVDARWDVDETSPQRFPARLFVQNVNEPGSLAQIAQVIADHDGNIDNISMYRRSPDFTEQNIDIEVYDLKHLSAIINQLRAKAVVAKVERVNA
- the recO gene encoding DNA repair protein RecO, whose protein sequence is MEWTDEGIVLGVRKHGEASAIVELLTRDHGRHLGMVRGGAGSKMRPMLQPGNSVRATWRARIDEQLGYYLMEATKMRAATVLGSGHAVYGVTHLASLARLLPERDPHEDIYEMLERILNDFDDVSEAAIHVVRFELAMLAELGFGLDLENCAATGVTTDLIYVSPKSGGAVSRTAGEPWRDRLMRLPPFLRESGEGGRNSWSDQDLQDGFDLTGRFLMRNVLEPRGQGHSDARDGFIHAVAKHLQRLDSASG
- the acpS gene encoding holo-ACP synthase; translation: MILGIGNDLIDITRVAKVIERHGERFLERVFTEAERARAQRRAGNEKMLMATYAKRFAAKEACSKALGTGIRQGVWWRDMGVVNLPGGRPTMRLTGGALARLQAMTPAGFEARIDLTITDDWPLAQAFVIISGERTAEG
- a CDS encoding DUF3800 domain-containing protein, with the translated sequence MHLLYLDDSGSVTNASDRHIVLAGLSVFERQPHWFAGKMDDIAKQFWPDNAENLEFRGSDILSGKKHWRGISKADRFKAYQEALGVLRVSNHVTIFGAAIHKAALSPNDPMEYAFEQLCNRFDRFLGRLHKAGDTQRGLIILDKSSYETSLQGLALNFRKSGHRWGQIYNLADVPMFVDSIATRLIQFADLIAHAIRRYFEKEDASLFDIIAPKFDTVGGVHTRTCLFRTARCQMQLPLLQATPNVLTWLPSPLTRRRV
- a CDS encoding AI-2E family transporter gives rise to the protein MVDIAPIRLPKPPGTALINMAMAALIVTGLYFGREILVPVALAVLFSFVLAPFVIRLQAWRVPRTMSVLVAVFIGFSIVFSLGGLMVSQANRLAEELPGYQQTLREKIHGLRGFATGGSGTLERASKVLRELDSELQNPNAGRAALDGLRRQPVDKPMLVEIRQPDPGTLSTLVAIIQPLIQPLTTTGIVVIFVIFILLQRQDLRNRFIRLAGSHDMQRTTAALDDAGERLSKLFLNQMIVNAAFGLLVGIGLQVIGVPSAPLWGLVATILRFVPYVGSPISAVFPLILAAAVGSGWGMLMATAALFATLQLIAGQIVEPLVYGRSSGLSPVAIVLSASFWTWLWGPIGLVLATPLTICLVVVGKHVDRLQFFDVLLGNQPALTPPQLVYQRMLAGDPVEASQQAQTYLQGASLADYHDTILLPGLRLAEADMGLGRLPADRIDRILDTVSEVVEDLDSHEDIVVEDKPATVDHRSDLARLDAVVAADEPDHLPAAWEAPEAVMCLPGAGKLDEAASLVLAQLLKKRGIGAAAEQADALSIARFFSLDLSKAQALCICYVGKPSDAMIQYAVRRLAKKSKNARILVATLGSGRVAMSAPMPNITLSAGNFSDVVDDISDVAMGRAPSSNLTALAAGVDAALNRAGKV
- the era gene encoding GTPase Era encodes the protein MPADTRCGFVALIGAPNVGKSTLVNALVGSKVTIVSRKVQTTRALIRGIVIEDHAQIILVDTPGIFLPKRRLDRAMVKTAWSGAHDADLVCILLDAREGIDEEADAIFTKLESVNHPKFLVINKVDIVSKEKLLKLAQAANERMKFVETFMISAMTGDGVDDLRKRLAKDVPEGPYHYPEDQMSDAPMRHLAAEITREKIFRQLHQELPYQSTVETDSWTERKDKSIRIEQTIFVERESQRKIMLGKNGATIKSIGADSRKEIAEIAGVPVHLFLFVKVRENWGDDPNRYREMGLEFPKE
- a CDS encoding pyridoxine 5'-phosphate synthase translates to MTKTSPLRLGVNIDHVATLRNARGGTRPDPVRAALAAIAAGADGITAHLREDRRHIRDADMVRLKAEISKPLNFEMAATPDMVRIALATKPHAVCLVPERREELTTEGGLDVVGQRESLAPSIARFNDAGIRVSLFIAADPGQIEMAARLRAPVIELHTGAWCDAIEDGNAAKAASEWQRIVVGVELAEAAGLEIHAGHGLDYATAETIAALPQIRELNIGYFMMGEALFVGLAETVRLMRAAMARGRGAGA